One stretch of Punica granatum isolate Tunisia-2019 chromosome 5, ASM765513v2, whole genome shotgun sequence DNA includes these proteins:
- the LOC116207499 gene encoding ubiquitin-conjugating enzyme E2 32: MADRYNLKNPAVKRILQEVKEMQSNPSDDFMSLPLEENIFEWQFAIRGPCDSEFEGGIYHGRIQLPAEYPFKPPSFMLLTPNGRFETQTKICLSISNHHPEHWQPSWSVRTALVALIAFMPTEPNGALGSLDYKKEERHALAIKSREAAPRFGTPERQKLIDEIHEYMLSKAPPVPEVSDDVTSKENDSNLATEGQTTMLADEPVHQAPADEQLQIIPAPADRNNFEEEQPSRELPARDLRSQSLPQPVQQQQATVQKPADDRLFTLAAVGLALAIMVLLLKKFIKSNGHGAVFMDGS, encoded by the exons ATGGCGGACAGATACAATCTGAAGAACCCCGCAGTGAAGCGGATCCTTCAGGAGGTCAAGGAGATGCAGTCTAATCCTTCTGATGATTTCATGAGCCTCCCTCTCGAG GAGAATATATTTGAATGGCAATTCGCTATAAGGGGACCCTGCGATTCGGAATTCGAGGGCGGGATATATCATGGCCGTATTCAGCTGCCCGCCGAGTACCCATTCAAGCCCCCTTCATTTATGCTGTTGACA CCGAATGGTCGCTTTGAAACTCAAACCAAGATATGTTTGAGTATATCCAATCATCATCCTGAACATTGGCAGCCTTCCTGGAGTG TGCGGACTGCTCTAGTAGCCCTTATTGCATTTATGCCAACTGAGCCAAATGGAGCATTGGGCTCTTTGGACtacaagaaggaagaaaggcATGCCCTAGCCATTAAATCCCGTGAAGCAGCTCCAAGATTTGGAACACCTGAACGTCAAAAGCTAATTGATGAG ATTCATGAGTACATGCTGAGCAAAGCGCCCCCTGTTCCGGAAGTGAGTGACGATGTGACTTCAAAAGAAAACGACTCAAATTTAGCGACTGAAGGGCAGACAACTATGCTGGCAGATGAGCCTGTGCATCAAGCTCCTGCTGATGAGCAGCTTCAGATAATTCCTGCCCCTGCTGACCGCAACAACTTCGAGGAAGAGCAGCCTTCTCGTGAGCTTCCAGCAAGAGACTTGCGAAGCCAATCGCTGCCCCAGCCGGTTCAGCAACAACAGGCGACGGTTCAAAAGCCAGCAGACGATAGGTTGTTCACTTTGGCTGCTGTGGGCCTGGCTTTAGCAATCATGGTTCTGTTGCTGAAGAAGTTCATCAAGTCGAACGGTCACGGTGCCGTTTTCATGGATGGATCTTAG